The proteins below come from a single Edaphobacter acidisoli genomic window:
- a CDS encoding TIGR00266 family protein, with product MQNRIVGTTMPVLEFALDPNDAIISEAGELSWMSANVQMTTHTQHGGGGGIFGAIKRVAGGGSLFMTEYRAVGGTGEVAFATRVPGHIVPVEVSQGMQYMVHRHGFLCATSAIELGVGFQQSLGAGVFGGDGFVLQKISGQGIAWLELSGELIIKDLAPNQTLFVHPGHVGAFQGSVGFQIQRMPGIRNMIFGGDGIFLAALTGPGRVWLQTLPISKLAHQIQEYLPKERGAQTAEAGVLGGIVGSVLKGM from the coding sequence ATGCAGAACCGTATTGTTGGCACGACGATGCCTGTGCTGGAATTCGCTCTGGATCCAAACGACGCGATTATCTCTGAGGCGGGCGAGCTCTCCTGGATGTCTGCGAATGTGCAGATGACGACGCATACGCAGCATGGTGGCGGCGGTGGTATCTTCGGCGCAATCAAGCGTGTGGCTGGTGGCGGGTCGCTGTTCATGACGGAGTATCGCGCTGTTGGTGGCACGGGTGAGGTTGCTTTTGCTACGCGCGTGCCGGGGCATATTGTTCCGGTTGAGGTATCGCAGGGGATGCAGTATATGGTGCATCGGCATGGGTTTTTGTGTGCTACTTCTGCGATTGAGCTGGGGGTGGGTTTCCAGCAATCGCTGGGAGCGGGCGTCTTTGGTGGCGACGGGTTTGTGCTGCAGAAGATTTCAGGGCAGGGGATTGCGTGGCTGGAGCTTTCGGGCGAGCTGATTATCAAGGACCTTGCGCCGAATCAGACGCTCTTCGTGCACCCTGGCCATGTAGGCGCGTTTCAGGGCAGCGTTGGGTTTCAGATTCAGCGCATGCCGGGGATTCGCAATATGATCTTCGGCGGCGATGGGATTTTTCTTGCGGCGCTGACTGGGCCGGGACGGGTGTGGTTGCAGACGCTTCCCATCTCGAAGCTTGCGCACCAGATTCAGGAGTATCTGCCGAAGGAGCGCGGGGCGCAGACGGCGGAGGCCGGCGTGCTTGGCGGCATTGTGGGCTCGGTGCTGAAGGGCATGTAG
- a CDS encoding bestrophin-like domain, with the protein MLSTFEDVVLVIVIVACSLLLMFALNLFWPSKRRKLHNDLIGWHLGVLGTTYAVIIGFMLYTVWTNYGVATVNVEQEANALVNLHRLARGIPEPQRSQLRAEAQSYATAVVQQEWPAMDRAEISPASAHISREMWRTLMSIESPDWTEITNEDHALYEMSTLTEHRQIRQLQITEKLPGILWWVLDLGAALTIFSACLFGQENTLLHSIQVFALSLLIATALVAIADIDRPFQGGVHVDDTAFQRALINMQSE; encoded by the coding sequence ATGCTAAGCACCTTTGAAGACGTCGTACTGGTCATTGTCATTGTCGCCTGTTCTCTGCTTCTCATGTTTGCCTTGAACCTCTTCTGGCCGAGCAAACGCCGCAAGTTGCACAACGATCTCATCGGCTGGCATCTCGGCGTGCTTGGAACAACCTATGCAGTCATCATCGGCTTCATGCTCTACACGGTATGGACCAACTACGGCGTAGCGACCGTAAACGTCGAGCAGGAAGCCAACGCGCTCGTCAACCTTCATCGCCTCGCGCGCGGCATTCCGGAGCCGCAGCGAAGCCAGCTTCGCGCCGAAGCGCAAAGCTATGCCACCGCCGTCGTACAACAGGAGTGGCCTGCCATGGACCGCGCCGAGATCAGCCCAGCCAGCGCGCACATCAGCCGCGAGATGTGGCGCACCCTCATGTCCATCGAATCGCCGGACTGGACCGAGATCACCAACGAAGACCACGCGCTCTACGAGATGAGCACGCTCACCGAGCACAGGCAGATCCGTCAGCTACAGATCACCGAAAAGCTTCCCGGCATCCTCTGGTGGGTCCTCGACCTCGGCGCTGCGCTCACCATCTTCTCCGCCTGCCTGTTCGGCCAGGAGAACACGCTGCTGCACAGCATCCAGGTCTTCGCGCTGTCGCTGCTCATCGCCACAGCCCTCGTTGCCATCGCCGACATCGACCGCCCATTTCAAGGCGGCGTGCACGTTGACGACACCGCTTTCCAGCGCGCTCTGATCAACATGCAGAGCGAATAG
- a CDS encoding ABC transporter ATP-binding protein — MPTFLELSHVHVARGENVVLHDINLSVNTGEHIAILGPNGCGKSTLIKTITCECYPLVSEEGEPQTKVSIFGRERWDLTELKKRLGVVSAELPGRHTLTTTGRDAVLTGFFSSSTLWPNLTVTDEMRARAEEVLQQIDAVPLADKVVGEMSAGQQRRIMIGRALVASSQMLLLDEPSNALDLAAQADLRGLLRKLAQQGTGILLITHHIADIPPEIDRILMMKDGRIIADGPKSELLTAARLSELFKTEVEITQRSGFYHAW; from the coding sequence ATGCCTACATTTCTTGAGCTATCTCACGTCCACGTGGCGCGCGGCGAAAATGTCGTTCTGCATGACATCAATCTGTCGGTGAATACCGGCGAGCATATTGCTATTCTCGGGCCGAATGGGTGCGGCAAATCGACGCTGATCAAGACGATTACGTGTGAGTGCTATCCGCTGGTCTCTGAGGAGGGCGAACCGCAGACGAAGGTGAGCATCTTCGGACGTGAGCGGTGGGATTTGACCGAGTTGAAGAAGCGGCTTGGTGTCGTTTCGGCTGAGCTGCCGGGACGGCATACGCTAACGACTACGGGACGAGATGCGGTGCTGACTGGATTCTTTTCGAGCTCGACGCTCTGGCCGAACCTGACGGTGACGGACGAGATGCGTGCGCGGGCTGAAGAGGTGCTGCAGCAGATTGATGCGGTGCCGCTTGCCGATAAGGTGGTGGGCGAGATGTCGGCTGGGCAGCAGCGGCGCATCATGATTGGGCGTGCGCTGGTTGCTTCTTCACAGATGCTGCTGCTCGATGAGCCATCGAATGCGTTGGATCTCGCGGCTCAGGCCGATCTGCGCGGGCTGCTGCGCAAGCTTGCTCAGCAGGGGACGGGCATTCTGCTGATCACGCATCATATTGCTGATATTCCACCTGAGATCGACCGCATTCTGATGATGAAGGATGGGCGGATTATTGCCGATGGGCCGAAGTCGGAGCTGCTGACGGCGGCACGGTTGAGTGAGTTGTTTAAGACGGAAGTGGAGATCACGCAGCGGAGTGGTTTTTACCACGCGTGGTAG
- a CDS encoding glycoside hydrolase family 43 protein, whose translation MQSSITRFLALVLAAAGLCIPASPQAQATMELPQMPLHDPFILAYQPTKTYYLYTSNVPALTHVKKTGTMAYRSKDLKHWSAPEVVFTVPENFWAESGGWAPEVHAYHGRFYLFTTLHNESKTIPQPLPVGHATYMRGTIIAVSDSPDGPFVPVKSDGPIPPSNFMTLDGTLYIDPAGKPWMVYAHEWLQKNDGTMEAVPLKNDLTSADGPPIFLFKASDAPWIDEQAVPSDSASRYVTDGPELYRSKDGHLLMLWSSYEHTDEPGKSSYVQTIARSATGSLKGPWIQLPPLVHQDSGHGMLFHTFDGQLMLVLHRPFKHARGKLYEVRDDSDHLTIVRERTDLDGDTP comes from the coding sequence GTGCAGAGTTCCATCACCCGATTTTTAGCGCTTGTCCTCGCAGCAGCGGGTCTCTGCATTCCGGCATCGCCGCAGGCACAAGCAACCATGGAGTTGCCTCAGATGCCGCTCCACGACCCATTCATCCTTGCCTACCAGCCCACCAAGACCTACTACCTCTACACCTCAAATGTCCCGGCCCTGACTCACGTCAAAAAAACAGGAACGATGGCGTATAGGAGCAAGGACCTGAAGCATTGGAGCGCACCCGAGGTCGTCTTCACCGTACCGGAAAACTTCTGGGCCGAGAGCGGAGGATGGGCGCCGGAGGTCCACGCATATCACGGACGCTTCTACCTCTTCACCACGCTACATAACGAGAGCAAGACGATTCCACAGCCGCTACCCGTAGGCCACGCCACTTACATGCGGGGGACAATCATCGCGGTCAGCGACTCGCCGGACGGCCCATTTGTTCCAGTCAAAAGCGACGGGCCAATTCCTCCATCCAATTTCATGACGCTCGACGGAACCCTCTACATTGACCCCGCAGGCAAGCCCTGGATGGTCTATGCGCACGAGTGGCTGCAAAAAAACGATGGAACCATGGAAGCGGTTCCGCTGAAGAACGACTTGACCAGCGCTGATGGTCCGCCGATCTTCCTATTCAAGGCCTCCGACGCTCCATGGATCGACGAACAGGCCGTTCCCAGCGATAGCGCTTCACGCTACGTGACGGACGGGCCGGAGCTTTACCGCTCAAAAGACGGCCACCTGCTGATGCTCTGGTCGAGTTACGAGCACACAGACGAGCCCGGCAAAAGCAGCTACGTTCAAACGATTGCACGATCGGCAACAGGCAGCCTAAAAGGGCCGTGGATTCAACTTCCTCCACTCGTACATCAAGACAGCGGCCACGGAATGCTGTTCCACACCTTTGACGGCCAGTTGATGCTCGTGCTGCACAGACCGTTCAAGCATGCTAGGGGCAAGCTATACGAAGTACGCGACGATAGCGACCACCTGACAATCGTGCGCGAACGAACCGACCTGGACGGAGACACTCCATAA
- a CDS encoding GNAT family N-acetyltransferase: MSVFSPLQPVSDSTSSSRPRVGGATVRKAKLPDAVNIFDLVNSLSSDGTLLRRNYAEICENVRDFVVAESESGVFLGCGALHLYGPHLAEVRSIVVKPEAKGQGAGGKLLRALLAEAEEQNVTAVSLFTRIPDFFFHFGFRVVDRTALPDKIYKDCQNCPRLYACDEVAMVRGPLPKIAVLGPSKFEEPELVKLQTGTIKLER; this comes from the coding sequence ATGTCGGTCTTTAGTCCATTGCAGCCGGTGAGTGACTCCACTTCTTCATCGCGGCCTCGCGTAGGCGGAGCCACGGTACGGAAGGCAAAACTGCCCGACGCGGTGAACATCTTCGATCTGGTCAACTCGCTCTCCAGCGACGGCACCCTGCTACGCCGCAACTATGCCGAGATCTGCGAGAACGTCCGTGACTTCGTCGTAGCCGAATCCGAGAGCGGCGTCTTCCTCGGCTGCGGCGCGCTGCACCTCTACGGTCCGCACCTCGCCGAAGTCCGCTCCATCGTCGTCAAGCCCGAGGCCAAAGGCCAGGGCGCGGGCGGCAAGCTGCTCCGCGCACTGCTCGCCGAAGCCGAAGAGCAAAACGTCACCGCCGTCAGCCTCTTCACCCGCATCCCCGACTTCTTCTTCCACTTCGGCTTCCGCGTCGTCGACCGCACAGCGCTGCCTGACAAGATCTACAAAGACTGCCAGAATTGCCCGCGCCTCTACGCCTGCGACGAAGTCGCCATGGTGCGCGGCCCGCTGCCCAAGATCGCCGTCCTCGGCCCCAGCAAGTTCGAGGAGCCTGAGCTGGTCAAGCTACAGACCGGAACCATCAAGCTGGAGCGATAG
- the argH gene encoding argininosuccinate lyase — MSNPPNPSKMWSGRFREPLDRTFEQWQRSFPFDWRLLPQEVAASKAHARAIAAAGILTPEELEQTLTALDAVAQRPTNWAHRISVTSGQVDYETSNAQIAAAIVASAPQAEDIHHYVELELTKEIGALALKLHTGRSRNEQIATDMRLFVRDAIDHCLRGLESWAEALLTQAEANAEAVMPGYTHLQRAEPVLIAHWLLAYVSMIERDLSRLADARARMNFCPLGSGAIAGATLALDRTIATKALDFTAPTPNSIDATSDRDFMLDFAQAASTLGLHISRFAEEITLYATAEFNFVELPEAFSTGSSAMPQKKNPDLTELARGKSARLLGSATALSTLIKGLPLAYNKDLQEGQEQIFDIADTLAGLLSVLPNFTRALKFRDASMKAAATTGYLNAMAAATYLTHKGVPFRKAHEKVGNAVRFGLESNRELNELTLAELNQFGPEFGEDFYESITLEATLDCHDVTGGTARHQVKQALAEARKRLTALAEK; from the coding sequence ATGTCAAACCCACCCAATCCGAGCAAAATGTGGTCCGGCCGTTTCCGCGAGCCACTCGACCGCACCTTCGAGCAGTGGCAACGCAGCTTCCCCTTCGACTGGCGCCTGCTCCCGCAGGAAGTCGCCGCAAGCAAAGCCCACGCGCGCGCCATCGCCGCCGCAGGCATCCTCACGCCCGAAGAACTCGAGCAAACCCTCACCGCCCTCGACGCCGTAGCGCAGCGCCCCACCAACTGGGCGCATCGCATCTCCGTCACCTCCGGCCAGGTGGACTACGAAACCTCGAACGCCCAAATCGCCGCAGCCATCGTGGCGAGCGCCCCGCAAGCCGAGGACATCCACCACTACGTCGAACTCGAACTGACCAAAGAGATCGGCGCGCTCGCCCTCAAGCTCCACACTGGCCGCAGCCGCAACGAGCAGATCGCCACCGACATGCGCCTCTTCGTGCGCGATGCTATAGACCACTGCCTCCGCGGCCTTGAGAGCTGGGCCGAAGCTCTCCTCACCCAAGCCGAAGCCAACGCCGAAGCCGTCATGCCCGGTTACACGCACCTCCAGCGCGCCGAGCCTGTCCTCATCGCGCACTGGCTCCTGGCATACGTCAGCATGATCGAGCGCGACCTCTCGCGCCTCGCCGACGCCCGCGCCCGCATGAACTTCTGCCCGCTAGGCTCAGGGGCCATCGCCGGAGCAACGCTCGCGCTCGACCGCACCATCGCCACAAAGGCCCTCGACTTCACCGCGCCCACGCCGAACTCCATCGACGCAACCAGCGACCGCGACTTCATGCTCGACTTCGCGCAGGCCGCCAGCACGCTCGGCCTGCACATCTCACGCTTCGCCGAAGAGATCACCCTCTACGCCACCGCCGAATTCAACTTCGTCGAGCTTCCCGAAGCCTTCTCCACCGGCAGCTCCGCGATGCCGCAGAAGAAAAACCCCGACCTCACCGAGCTCGCCCGCGGCAAATCCGCCCGACTACTTGGATCAGCAACGGCACTCTCGACCCTGATAAAAGGCCTCCCGCTCGCCTACAACAAAGACCTCCAGGAGGGCCAGGAGCAAATCTTCGACATCGCCGACACGCTCGCCGGCCTACTCAGCGTGCTGCCCAACTTCACCCGCGCGCTCAAGTTCCGCGACGCCAGCATGAAGGCCGCAGCAACTACCGGCTACCTGAACGCAATGGCCGCCGCCACCTACCTCACGCATAAGGGCGTTCCCTTCCGCAAAGCCCACGAAAAGGTAGGCAACGCCGTCCGCTTCGGCCTCGAAAGCAACCGCGAACTCAACGAGCTAACGCTCGCCGAACTTAACCAGTTCGGTCCCGAGTTTGGCGAAGACTTCTACGAATCAATTACCCTAGAAGCAACGCTGGATTGCCACGACGTCACAGGTGGCACGGCGCGGCACCAGGTAAAGCAGGCACTCGCCGAAGCACGCAAGCGCCTCACCGCCCTGGCGGAGAAGTAG
- the argG gene encoding argininosuccinate synthase: MSVILESLPVGQKVGIAFSGGLDTSAALHWMKQKGAIPYAYTANLGQPDEADYDAIPRKALEYGAEKARLIDCRGPLVREGIAALQSGAFHITTAGVTYFNTTPIGRAVTGTMLVTAMKEDDVNIWGDGSTFKGNDIERFYRYGLLVNPDLKVYKPWLDAAFIDELGGRAEMSAFMQRSGFAYKMSAEKAYSTDSNLLGATHEAKDLEHLSTSMKIVAPIMGTAFWREDAAIKPEEITIRFEEGFPVALNGKDFPDPVELLLEANRIGGRHGLGMSDQIENRIIEAKSRGIYEAPGLALLFIAYERLITGIHNEDTIEQYRENGRKLGRLLYQGRWFDPQAIMLREAAQRWVAKPVTGTVTLELRRGNDYSILSTDSPNLTFAPERLSMEKTESTFSPRDRIGQLTMRNLDITDTRAKLLTYAQTGLITLSKGSEMPHLNSSNDKE, from the coding sequence ATGTCCGTAATTCTCGAATCTCTACCCGTAGGCCAAAAGGTCGGCATCGCCTTCTCAGGCGGCCTCGACACCAGCGCCGCGCTTCACTGGATGAAGCAGAAGGGCGCGATCCCCTACGCCTACACCGCCAACCTCGGCCAGCCCGACGAAGCCGACTACGACGCCATCCCGCGCAAGGCCCTCGAGTACGGCGCCGAGAAGGCGCGCCTCATCGACTGCCGCGGCCCGCTCGTCCGCGAAGGCATCGCCGCGCTCCAGTCGGGCGCATTCCACATCACCACCGCAGGCGTGACGTACTTCAACACCACACCTATCGGCCGCGCAGTCACCGGCACCATGCTCGTCACGGCCATGAAGGAGGACGACGTCAACATCTGGGGCGACGGCTCCACCTTCAAGGGCAACGACATCGAGCGCTTCTACCGCTACGGCCTGCTCGTCAACCCGGACCTCAAGGTCTACAAGCCTTGGCTCGACGCCGCCTTCATCGACGAGCTCGGCGGCCGCGCCGAGATGTCCGCCTTCATGCAGCGCTCCGGCTTTGCCTACAAGATGTCCGCCGAGAAAGCGTACTCCACCGACTCCAACCTCCTCGGCGCAACGCACGAAGCCAAAGACCTCGAGCACCTTTCCACGTCGATGAAGATCGTCGCCCCCATCATGGGCACGGCCTTCTGGCGCGAAGACGCAGCCATCAAGCCCGAAGAGATCACCATCCGCTTCGAAGAAGGCTTCCCCGTCGCGCTCAACGGCAAGGACTTCCCTGACCCGGTTGAGCTTCTTCTCGAAGCCAACCGCATCGGCGGTCGCCACGGCCTCGGCATGAGCGACCAGATCGAAAACCGCATCATCGAAGCCAAGTCGCGCGGCATCTACGAAGCCCCCGGCCTCGCGCTGCTCTTCATCGCCTACGAGCGCCTCATCACCGGCATCCACAACGAGGACACCATCGAGCAGTACCGCGAAAACGGTCGCAAGCTAGGCCGCCTGCTCTATCAAGGCCGCTGGTTCGACCCGCAGGCCATCATGCTCCGCGAAGCCGCACAGCGCTGGGTCGCCAAGCCCGTCACCGGCACGGTCACGCTGGAGCTGCGCCGCGGCAACGACTACTCGATCCTCTCGACCGATAGCCCGAACCTCACCTTCGCTCCCGAGCGCCTCTCGATGGAGAAGACCGAATCCACCTTCTCCCCCCGCGACCGCATCGGCCAGCTCACCATGCGCAACCTCGACATCACCGACACCCGCGCCAAGCTGCTCACCTACGCCCAAACCGGCCTCATCACCCTAAGCAAAGGCTCCGAGATGCCACACCTCAATAGCAGCAACGACAAGGAGTAG
- the argF gene encoding ornithine carbamoyltransferase: MGSKTLIMKPAETAPDETPAPKPKATLGIQSDTAFTEAAKRLCGRDLCSIADLTVQEMAAIMDLAHSVKSHPEDFRHALDAKQMVMFFEKASLRTRLTFEAAINTLGGNAIFVDQTQSPLGERESLSDMARNLERWMNVIVLRTYAHETITEMAAGSKVPVINALSNLEHPCQAIADFFTLEERFGSAAGLRFTYVGDGNNVCHSLMLTAAQLGAHCTVASPKGFAPKLEIIHKAIEIAETTGGSITLLHDPVKAVTGADAIYTDVCTSMGFEHEATKRAPIFKPYQVNEALMAHAQPDAVFMHCLPAHRNAEVTDAVLDGPQSVVFDQAENRMHAQKALLLMLLGGAKRISNNRGRGIQARKRNNG, from the coding sequence ATGGGTAGCAAGACCTTAATCATGAAACCGGCAGAAACCGCACCCGACGAAACACCCGCGCCAAAGCCCAAAGCGACGCTCGGCATTCAGTCCGACACCGCCTTCACCGAAGCCGCAAAGCGCCTCTGCGGGCGCGACCTCTGCTCCATCGCCGACCTCACCGTGCAGGAGATGGCCGCCATCATGGATCTGGCCCACTCCGTCAAATCGCACCCCGAAGACTTCCGCCACGCGCTCGACGCGAAGCAAATGGTGATGTTCTTCGAGAAGGCCTCGCTGCGCACGCGCCTCACCTTCGAGGCCGCCATTAACACGCTCGGCGGCAACGCCATCTTCGTCGACCAGACGCAGTCGCCGCTCGGCGAGCGCGAATCGCTCTCCGACATGGCCCGCAATCTCGAACGCTGGATGAACGTCATCGTCCTCCGCACCTACGCGCACGAGACCATCACCGAGATGGCTGCCGGCTCGAAGGTCCCGGTCATCAACGCACTCTCCAACCTCGAGCACCCTTGCCAGGCCATCGCCGACTTCTTCACCCTCGAAGAGCGCTTCGGTTCCGCCGCCGGTCTGCGCTTCACCTACGTGGGCGACGGCAACAATGTCTGCCACTCGCTGATGCTCACCGCTGCGCAGCTCGGCGCACACTGCACCGTAGCGTCGCCCAAAGGCTTCGCACCCAAGCTCGAAATCATCCACAAGGCCATCGAGATCGCCGAAACAACCGGCGGCAGCATCACCCTGCTGCACGACCCCGTCAAAGCCGTCACTGGCGCGGACGCGATCTACACCGACGTCTGCACCAGCATGGGCTTCGAGCACGAAGCCACCAAACGCGCCCCCATCTTCAAGCCCTACCAGGTTAACGAAGCCCTGATGGCCCACGCGCAACCCGACGCCGTCTTTATGCACTGCCTCCCCGCGCACCGCAACGCCGAAGTCACCGACGCCGTCCTCGACGGCCCACAGTCCGTCGTCTTCGACCAGGCTGAAAACCGGATGCACGCGCAGAAGGCCCTGCTCCTCATGCTCCTCGGCGGCGCAAAGCGCATCTCCAACAACCGCGGCCGCGGCATCCAGGCACGCAAGCGCAACAACGGTTAG
- a CDS encoding aspartate aminotransferase family protein produces the protein MKLESIQAAENKLLVQTYERNPVLFVSGQGVYLRDENGNDYLDLLSGIGVSALGYAHPAVEETIARQSKRLLHVSNLFYHEHTADLALRLTEISGLDRVFFSNSGTEAWEAALKLARANSTRLRAQGRTIGTKFLALDHSFHGRTMGSVATTAKAKYREPFGPVMPDVEFVQFNDVADLRAKFSSEVCGICIEPVQGEGGIHLISSEFFAAARELCNSTGALLLADEIQCGLGRTGKWFAYQHYGIQPDVTVVAKPIANGIPMGAMLCTNEAALAITPGMHGTTFGGGPLACAVAIAVIDTMKRENTLAHVEEVGAFFKSKLQDLAKHHDCITDVRGLGLMLGLELNSADLAKKVAQQMMERRIIINRTSETVLRFLPPYILEREHVETAISALDAILKANTALAGVAPAGEKSHG, from the coding sequence ATGAAGCTCGAATCCATTCAGGCCGCAGAGAACAAGCTGCTCGTTCAAACCTACGAGCGCAACCCTGTCCTGTTCGTCAGCGGGCAAGGCGTCTATCTGCGCGACGAAAACGGCAACGATTACCTCGACCTGCTCAGCGGCATCGGCGTCTCGGCACTCGGCTACGCGCACCCCGCCGTCGAAGAGACCATCGCGCGCCAGAGCAAACGTCTCCTGCACGTCTCGAACCTCTTCTACCATGAGCACACCGCTGACCTGGCATTGCGTCTGACGGAGATCAGCGGCCTCGACCGCGTCTTCTTCTCGAACAGCGGTACCGAAGCATGGGAAGCCGCGCTGAAGCTCGCCCGCGCCAACTCCACCCGCCTGCGCGCCCAGGGCCGCACGATCGGCACAAAGTTCCTCGCGCTCGACCACAGCTTCCACGGCCGCACGATGGGCTCGGTCGCCACCACGGCCAAGGCAAAGTATCGCGAACCATTCGGCCCCGTCATGCCCGACGTCGAGTTCGTGCAATTTAACGACGTTGCAGATCTGCGCGCCAAGTTCTCCAGCGAAGTCTGCGGCATCTGCATCGAGCCCGTACAAGGCGAAGGCGGCATCCACCTCATCTCGTCCGAGTTCTTCGCCGCCGCGCGAGAGCTATGCAACTCCACCGGCGCACTATTGCTGGCAGACGAGATCCAGTGCGGTCTCGGGCGCACCGGCAAATGGTTTGCATACCAGCACTATGGAATCCAGCCCGATGTCACCGTCGTGGCCAAGCCCATCGCCAACGGCATCCCAATGGGAGCAATGCTTTGCACCAACGAAGCCGCGCTCGCCATCACGCCCGGAATGCACGGCACGACCTTCGGCGGTGGCCCACTCGCCTGCGCCGTAGCCATCGCCGTCATCGACACGATGAAGCGCGAAAACACCCTCGCGCATGTCGAAGAGGTAGGCGCATTTTTCAAGTCGAAACTTCAAGACCTTGCGAAGCACCACGACTGCATCACCGACGTGCGCGGCCTCGGCCTGATGCTTGGCCTCGAACTCAACTCGGCTGACCTCGCAAAGAAAGTCGCGCAGCAAATGATGGAGCGCCGCATCATCATCAACCGCACCAGCGAGACCGTACTGCGCTTCCTGCCGCCTTACATCCTCGAGCGCGAGCACGTCGAGACTGCAATCAGCGCGCTCGACGCCATCCTCAAAGCAAATACTGCACTGGCCGGTGTTGCTCCGGCAGGAGAGAAGTCCCATGGGTAG
- the argB gene encoding acetylglutamate kinase: protein MRFVVKLGGAALENKDLLHACGKAIADLVADGNQVAVVHGGGVQLTRTLAQMGKKSEFISGLRITDAETRDAALMVLAGRVNKALVAAVGSHGQAAVGLSGGDGHVFRARKKKTNPDLGFVGEIAASDPRWLEAIWTMNAVPVISSIALGFDGEYYNINADEMAAACAVSTHADTLVFLTDVPGVKGADGAVMRWLTLSQIPALEKQQVISGGMLPKLNACREALTHGVKRVRILPAEAAWLLPDLCSTRVNDGTEVMVA from the coding sequence TTGAGATTCGTAGTCAAACTGGGCGGTGCGGCCCTTGAGAACAAAGACCTGCTCCACGCCTGCGGCAAGGCCATCGCAGACCTCGTCGCCGACGGCAATCAGGTCGCCGTCGTCCACGGCGGAGGCGTGCAGCTCACGCGAACCCTGGCCCAGATGGGCAAGAAGAGCGAGTTCATCTCCGGCCTGCGCATCACCGATGCCGAGACGCGCGATGCCGCGCTGATGGTTTTAGCCGGCCGCGTCAACAAGGCGCTCGTCGCAGCCGTGGGCTCGCATGGACAAGCCGCCGTCGGTCTCTCCGGCGGCGACGGCCACGTCTTCCGCGCGCGCAAGAAGAAGACCAACCCCGACCTCGGCTTCGTCGGCGAGATCGCCGCGTCCGACCCACGGTGGCTCGAAGCCATCTGGACCATGAATGCCGTGCCGGTCATCTCCTCCATCGCCCTCGGCTTCGACGGCGAGTACTACAACATCAATGCCGACGAGATGGCCGCTGCCTGCGCCGTCTCCACACACGCCGACACGCTCGTCTTCCTCACCGATGTTCCCGGCGTCAAAGGCGCGGACGGCGCCGTCATGCGCTGGCTCACCCTGTCGCAGATTCCCGCGCTCGAAAAGCAGCAGGTCATCTCCGGCGGCATGTTGCCCAAATTGAACGCCTGCCGCGAGGCTCTGACCCACGGCGTCAAACGTGTACGCATTCTTCCTGCGGAGGCCGCCTGGCTCTTGCCCGACCTCTGCTCCACGCGGGTCAACGACGGAACGGAGGTGATGGTCGCATGA